GGTGATGAAAGAGCAATACAGACTGGAACAATTGCAGAAGCGATAAACCAACATCCGGAGCCGGAAGGCGTATAAAAACAACCGACACCCGTATAAAAAAAGGGTGTTTACCACAAAGTAAACACCCTTTTAATTGAATATCCTTGATTAAACGATCTCTACTAATTCAATATCAAAGACTAAAGGCTCTCCAGCCAGCGGATGGTTTGCATCCAGGGTGATGAATTCGGTGCTGATAGCAGCAACCTTTACAGGGAATACCTGACCTTGTGGATTGCTCATCTGCAATTCCATACCTACCTGAGGATTTAAATCAGCTGGTATATTCTCTTTAGGGAAATCCATGATCAGTTCATCGTTTTTAGGACCGTAGGCCTCTTCAACCGGAATGTTCAAAGTCTTTTTCTCGCCTACTTTCATATCCACCACACCGTTGTCGAAGCCTTTAATAACCATACCGGCACCAACCTCAAATTCCAGCGGGTCTCTGCCTTCGGAAGAATCAAAAGTAGTTCCGTTAGTCAGACGGCCATGATAATGCACGCGCACCTTATCTCCGTTTTTAACTGCTTGCATAAAAATAATTTGTTAAGTGTTTAGGAAATTTATTACCTGCAAGGTAAGAAAAATGATTAATGTGCCAAGTGTTCGGGCGCATTCTGTCTGCATGGCAGCAAAATAACCTTTTTAAATTTATTACTTTTGATCTCATGTATAAACTCCTCCTTTCCATCCTTATTTCGTGTTCCCTCCTGCTGCCGGCAAAGGCCCAGGTCATCACAGGGGCAACCCGGACCGCGGCATATCTTCCCCTGCTCAAAGGCAAAAGAGTTGCCCTGCTGGTCAACCAGACAGCCACTATCGGGAATACGCATCTCGTAGATTCATTATTGAAACTCAAGGTCAATATTCAGAAGATCTTTAGCCCGGAGCACGGCTTCAGAGGTAAAGCAGATGCGGGTGAAAAAGTAGGGAATAGCAAAGATGCCGCGACCGGTCTCACCATTGTTTCCCTCTATGGCAAACATCGTAAGGCCGATGCCAATGACCTCAAAGATGTGGATATCCTCCTCTTTGATATCCAGGATGTAGGCACCCGCTTTTATACTTACATTTCCTCCCTGCAGGAACTGATGGAGTCTGCTGCTGAAAATAATAAACCACTCATCATTCTGGACAGACCCAATCCCAATGGTCACTACGTAGATGGCCCGGTACTGGATACTGCCCTGCGTTCTTTTGTAGGCATGCAGCCTGTTCCTATCGTACACGGTATGACTGTAGGTGAGTATGCACAATTACTGAATGGGGAGAAATGGCTGAAGAACGGCGTGCAGTGTAAACTAACCGTGATCAAATGCCAGCAATATGATCATCATACCTATTACCAGCTGCCGGTAAAACCTTCTCCTAACCTGCCCAACATGGCATCTATTTACCTCTATCCCAGCATGTGCCTTTTTGAAGGTACTGCGCTGAGCCTGGGCCGTGGTACAGACCTCCCTTTCCAGGTTTATGGTAGTCCGGAGTTTCCAAAGGCCCTGTACTCATTTACCCCACACAGCACTGAGGGAGCAAAAGAACCTCCCCTGAAAGATGTAACTTGCTACGGCTACAACCTGACTGGCACTCCTGAAGAGAGCAGGGCCAAAATGAACAAGCAGGTACAACTGAAATGGCTCATTCAGGCTTATCAAATGTTCCCGAACAAGGATAAATTCTTTATCAGCAGCTTTAACAGGTTGGCAGGGAATACTACCTTGCAGCAGCAAATTAAACAGGGTATGAGCGAAGCTGCTATCCGTCAGAGCTGGGAACCGGCTTTGAATCATTTTAAAACTATCAGGAAGAAATATTTACTATATGCAGAGTGATTCTCTTAGGATCGTATTTATGGGTACGCCGGATTTTGCAGTGGCATCACTGGATATCCTGGTGCAGCACGGATTTAATGTAGTGGGCGTGATCACAGCACCCGATAAGCCTGCGGGCCGCGGTTTACAGCTGCAGGAAAGTGCTGTAAAAAAGTATGCGGTAAGTAAAGGTTTGCACGTGATGCAACCAGAGAAACTGAAGAATCCGGAATTCCTGGAAGAGCTGCGTGGATTGAATGCAGACCTGCAGGTGGTGGTTGCATTCCGGATGCTGCCAGTGGTGGTATGGGATATGCCGAGACTGGGTACCATCAATGTACATGGATCTTTATTACCTAACTATAGAGGCGCAGCACCGATCAACTGGGCCATCATCAACGGGGAGAAAGAATCTGGTGTAACCACGTTCAAGTTGCAGCACGAGATCGATACAGGTGATGTGATGTTTAGCCAGGCAGTGCCCATCCGTGAAGATGAGACTGCGGGCGAACTCCACGATGCACTGATGCAGACGGGCGCCGAATTGTTATTGAAAACGGTAAAGGCTATTGCGAATGGTGATGTACATGAGGTTCCGCAGGCACACATGAAGGCAGAGGATATCAAACATGCTCCGAAGATCTTTAAAGAAGATTGCCAGATTAAGTGGGAGGATGGGATTGATCATATTTATAACCTGGTAAGGGGACTGAGCCCCTATCCTACTGCCTGGGCGTATTTGCAGGGAAAGAGTGTGAAGATCTTTAAGGCAACGAAAGAGAAAACAACGCCGTCTGTTGCACCTGGTGAGTTTGTGACG
This window of the Chitinophaga sancti genome carries:
- a CDS encoding FKBP-type peptidyl-prolyl cis-trans isomerase, which codes for MQAVKNGDKVRVHYHGRLTNGTTFDSSEGRDPLEFEVGAGMVIKGFDNGVVDMKVGEKKTLNIPVEEAYGPKNDELIMDFPKENIPADLNPQVGMELQMSNPQGQVFPVKVAAISTEFITLDANHPLAGEPLVFDIELVEIV
- a CDS encoding exo-beta-N-acetylmuramidase NamZ family protein, with the protein product MYKLLLSILISCSLLLPAKAQVITGATRTAAYLPLLKGKRVALLVNQTATIGNTHLVDSLLKLKVNIQKIFSPEHGFRGKADAGEKVGNSKDAATGLTIVSLYGKHRKADANDLKDVDILLFDIQDVGTRFYTYISSLQELMESAAENNKPLIILDRPNPNGHYVDGPVLDTALRSFVGMQPVPIVHGMTVGEYAQLLNGEKWLKNGVQCKLTVIKCQQYDHHTYYQLPVKPSPNLPNMASIYLYPSMCLFEGTALSLGRGTDLPFQVYGSPEFPKALYSFTPHSTEGAKEPPLKDVTCYGYNLTGTPEESRAKMNKQVQLKWLIQAYQMFPNKDKFFISSFNRLAGNTTLQQQIKQGMSEAAIRQSWEPALNHFKTIRKKYLLYAE
- the fmt gene encoding methionyl-tRNA formyltransferase; translation: MQSDSLRIVFMGTPDFAVASLDILVQHGFNVVGVITAPDKPAGRGLQLQESAVKKYAVSKGLHVMQPEKLKNPEFLEELRGLNADLQVVVAFRMLPVVVWDMPRLGTINVHGSLLPNYRGAAPINWAIINGEKESGVTTFKLQHEIDTGDVMFSQAVPIREDETAGELHDALMQTGAELLLKTVKAIANGDVHEVPQAHMKAEDIKHAPKIFKEDCQIKWEDGIDHIYNLVRGLSPYPTAWAYLQGKSVKIFKATKEKTTPSVAPGEFVTDGKSYLKIAAKDGYLGLVEIQLEGKKRMDIEAFLRGFRAN